AAaaatatggaagtcaatagAAAGCATCAACtcgttacccacattcttccaaaatatcttcctttatgTTCTGCAGAaggaagaaaatcatacaggtttggcaCAGTTTAAAggtaaataaatgacagaattttcatttttgggtgttccaaacctgtatgattttatgttttaacATAGTTTTCAAGTAATCGCTTAACTCCAATTGGGCCTAAAAGTTAATGGGCTCTAACTCAGATGGACTTTTACCTGAAGAAGGTTACTATGGCAACAGTAGGGAGTCCTTATCTGACAGTTCATCGATAAAACGTAAGTAGGCCtactgtcattatcaacattaTTACAGGTTTAAATAGTACAACAACTTTAAGTGCCGTGTTTAAAACGTCCTCGGAAAAGTTTGCGAGAAGCGCCAAAACATTGGGTTGCGCGCGAAATCCTCGACAGATTTCGAACAGAAAACAACGCTATCCTAAACTGATAAATTATTTTCCAGTTTTTTTTCCAATGTGCTGCATATACGCAAATGAGCCGTCGTTGTTTGTTAAACGAGAAATGTTATCCCTTGTAAAACACACGTTTTCTTTAGCATTATGTATCTGGTTAATTCTCGCAGAACACTTGCGCTCCGAGACAAAACGCTTTCCGAGACATGTAATTCTCTTAGCTCGCACTTTTGGTAGTGTGACATTGAGCCAAAGACGACAAACCAAATCATTAAACATGTTAATTCTTCAGTACATTCGCAAAAGGGTGTGATAAGCGCACACGGTTAGTAGTAAAAATTCGCTCGGATTATCCCTCATTTCGCCCCGGGCTTTTGGCTGCCGAGTCTGACTGGACCTGCAGGCTGCTCACCGGGCCGGGTTGGACCAGGTGCCCCGAGGCGAGCTCTGTCCAAATCCCTCAGGGACAAGGAACCAGTACAACTCTTACCCTGCAGCTCTGCTTTGACTGTGGATTATAGGACAAACACTGGTATCTCCGTAAACACTCAGACACATGCATACACAGAGAAAGGCCAGACGCTCTCAGCCCGGGGCAACAAGATACAGAGCCCGTGCTATTTAGATTGATGTAGGCCACTTTGATTTAAAACTCTCATCCAGCACTTCTTCTGTGTGATAAGGAGAAACAATTGGACACTGTGTGGTTCTTAAAGAGAGCACTGTCATTAAAGGTCAAGAGAGGGTCTAGAATATATAATGTTGAAGCAATATCAAGCCTTAGAACATAAGAATTGCCAAATATTGTTATATACTGTGTCAGTACTAAATTTgtctgaattgtttttacacactGGCCGAAAATGTGATCAAGTGAACATGTGCTGTTGTTCCCCTAAGGAACAATTTCGGCCTGATCTGACTTCTAAAATGATTTATAACTGGTGTAACATAAAATGACAACTGATTTAGTCAAAACATAATATCTttgatttaaatttataataatttagatGTTACTACAAGCAGTGCATTTTTAagtcaacaaaatatttttataatgtactgcTTTTCAAGAGTGCATTTCACAAAAAGACACACTGTGCATGtattgttaaatataatttattttataccacacaaaaacatttatattactttttttttaaaaacatatcaGGTTGGAGGAGTTCAGAGACATCAGTAACCTCATCGGCACAGTTCAAGGTGATGTTCTGGAGAACTTTTAACCACATTTATGATGGTGATAAAAGTTTAGCATTATGGACCATTatagggcaaaaaaaaaaaaaaaaaaaatagttcagAGACCCAGGAGGTCATTTGATTCAAAAGAATATGATGCACAAAGATGACTTTTCACATGATAATAGTCATCAGCTGGTCTCATGACTTTTCTCAGATTGTCCGTTATTGGGCAGCAGTGGCAGCACCCATGCGCAGAAGCTCTTTCCTATGCGTAAGAATGATATCGAAACTGGACTGGAGCCGGTTCTGCTGCTCCTGGACACGGTTTTGTAAGGTGCGAACCCACCGGATAAGGGCCAGGCGACGATACATAGTCAGTTGGACCTGATGCTTCTCCATCTCCTGTGCCTTAAACCTCTCCCGGTCCTGTAGCGTCCAAACAGCCTCCATAAGGTCCGGCAGCTCAGAACAGGGGTTGGTGTCCGAGTCCGACGAGCCGTCTTCAACTGCATCAGCGCCCTCCAGGCTCTCTCGACGCCGCTCTGCCTTCTTATCCACTTGGTTTTGGTTTTTCAGGGTGTCCACAGTTGCAATCCCATTGTCTGCCATTGGACGTTCACGGCAGATTTGATCCCAGATGGAATTGTGGGCCCCTGAGCCCCCGATGTCACCACTCTCTGTGCTGAGTGGGgaagagctttctgacctgTAACTGAATTCAAACTCTTCATCACTGTCAGCCCAATCTATTACACCATCCTCCTCTTCGTCATCATCCAGTAGGTCCTCTACTTTCTCACTCTCTCCCAACGCCTTCTCCTTTTCATCCATCACTCTCCTCATCTCTTCATCAACCTTGCCTTCTTCTGCGCCATCTGGAGGCACTCTGCCGCCCATATCGTCTCCACTTTCAATCTCAGGAAGAGGCTCCAAAGGGCTCCAGCATGGCAGACGAGACAAGGGGGAAAGGGGTCCAGGTCCATAGTGATTGGCAGAAAGGGGCAGATCACGGCCCAAAGCTCTTGGACGCACCTGGTTACGATTTTCATCTCCTGTCATGGGGTCATCATCCTGTCCCAGGAAGTTAAAGTTACCATCTTTCTCACATCTCTTCTGACTGTTGGTATGGATGCGCAGAGTTGACGGTGGTCCAACCAGAGCTTGACTTCCAAGGACAGGGTTCATGGCCCGATCTTGCTGAAGCATTTTTGTTTGAGATTCACTCGCTCTTTGAAAAggggagcgagagagagaaaaaaaaagaagagttaGTGGTTTGACAGAAGAGTCTTTACAGGATGCAAAagcaaattattatattttggcTGTGAATATAGTTTcagacaaaacagaaaagtgcTGAAAGGCCACTAAAACACTGTAAATAATATCGGTGGCTAAAAACCCTCGCTAATAATGGTTAAAATAATACATGAAATATTCAGTGGTGCAATTCCACGGCATGTTCTCCATTTCGGTGACATGAAATATTCAGATGTCCTCTCACAGATATAGTCCACGTAATAACTTCGGGGGCCTGTCAATCATTCGGCGTGACAGGCGCTGCGCGGCCATGTGGTGCTGAAGAACAGCAACCAGCGATTCAGGGTTGCGCGCCTGAGgcgcaaataataaaatgattgagGACATAAAATCTGCAAGTAGTCCAATTCCGCCCCAAGAACAGGACCGAATATTTGTGCTAACCTGAACGGCTCGGTGCATTTCGGTATAATTAAAATTTCTGCTGTAATTTACTTGACGATTCGTGCAGTTCGATTGGAATAGCTCGAAGCGCCgcgttaaaataaatatatacgaCGCATGAAGGAAATCAATGAACATTAAACCACCAATCAAACGCGTTTTTTGGAGCTCGATGCTCGACTAGCTGCCTAACGAGCACAAACgttatcaaaataaatgttatcgCAGATTCAGATAGTCGACCAAAACAAATCAGTAACAGTCGATCGCAAAaaccaagaaaaaataaaaatactgataaatagaatacagataaacacaggTTGGATTACGTAAGAGCGAGCGGCGTTACGCTAGTCTCACCCCATCTCTCAGCTTCTCTCGCTCGGCCGGGAACGCGGCGAGAAACAGAGCACATCCACAGAGCGCCTAAACCTCCTCCAATTTTATCTAGCCGTTACATAAATGGCTGATTGACAATTACATTTGAGAATCAATTATTAGAGGGCATTGTCTTACGGTTTGTTGTCCGTTTTTCGTCCGCGAATAAGATACAGTGTCCTCCCTGTTTTCCCCTCCTCCGACCGACCCTCTCTAGCGATGTTAATCTgattcctcctctctctctctccctcccatCCGCTCCCTTTTCCCGTGCACTGCAACGGACCACTGGGCTATGACTCACTTCCTAAACTGGGAAGGGACCACATAAGAAGGAAACCGGTTAAATGAGTGGAAAATAGTGTGGGGAAACTAATTTGGGGGCGCTAAATTAAGGCTCGAACCCTCCAAAAACAGgtcaaaacaaataataaaagtataggGTCTTAAAAGTAgatattttttacttttcattaCGATCAATTCTGGCAATACATATCCAAAATATACGTACTGTCATTATCATATTATTATAGAATTAAATATATCACAGAAACCTTTGTTTTACTTGAAATGACAGTTGACGGTTAGCTATCTGTGCAAAAGGCGCAAAACTACAGTTTGATTTGGCGAGATTGCAGGAAAAGTCCTACAAAGTGTAAAATACCCTCAATGTCATCAGACAAGAGTTAAGGATGACCTTTCTACAACCAGGTTTATACCCCTTAATGGGCCTGCagttttgttgttgtagttCTATGAAGGCTTATCATGAGGCACTGTGTGACTGTGTTTTGGTGCTTGCACATCAGACAGACTCAGTAAGTACATTCCCTCCCTATCCCATGACAAGCAATTGCTGGCGACAGAAAAGAACTCTTCTCTCCCCCCTCCTCACTCTGTCCAACAACATCCCCATTCAAGTGTTGCACCTTCAGGCTGTCTCTACTCTCTCCCCCCTTCCATCTCTCAATAATAGCCTTAACacatgaaaaatacatcaaataaaaaGTCTGCCTGCGGCTTCGTCACATGGAAAAT
This portion of the Onychostoma macrolepis isolate SWU-2019 chromosome 19, ASM1243209v1, whole genome shotgun sequence genome encodes:
- the LOC131525917 gene encoding UPF0500 protein C1orf216 translates to MGASESQTKMLQQDRAMNPVLGSQALVGPPSTLRIHTNSQKRCEKDGNFNFLGQDDDPMTGDENRNQVRPRALGRDLPLSANHYGPGPLSPLSRLPCWSPLEPLPEIESGDDMGGRVPPDGAEEGKVDEEMRRVMDEKEKALGESEKVEDLLDDDEEEDGVIDWADSDEEFEFSYRSESSSPLSTESGDIGGSGAHNSIWDQICRERPMADNGIATVDTLKNQNQVDKKAERRRESLEGADAVEDGSSDSDTNPCSELPDLMEAVWTLQDRERFKAQEMEKHQVQLTMYRRLALIRWVRTLQNRVQEQQNRLQSSFDIILTHRKELLRMGAATAAQ